From Deferrisoma camini S3R1, the proteins below share one genomic window:
- a CDS encoding hydrogenase iron-sulfur subunit, whose amino-acid sequence MADTAPKTEAFEPRIVAFLCHWCTYTGADLAGTTRQQYPPNIRVVHLMCSGAVDVVYVLKALMDGADGVLIGGCHPGDCHYESGNYKARRRVAILRNILGQLGIPEDRIWLRWISASEGKKFAETVTEMTEAIRAMGPCEFKQHWDV is encoded by the coding sequence ATGGCTGACACAGCCCCCAAGACCGAGGCGTTCGAACCCAGGATCGTGGCCTTCCTGTGCCACTGGTGCACCTACACCGGCGCCGACCTGGCCGGGACCACCCGGCAGCAGTACCCCCCGAACATCCGGGTGGTCCACCTGATGTGCTCGGGCGCGGTGGACGTGGTGTACGTGCTCAAGGCCCTGATGGACGGGGCCGACGGCGTGCTGATCGGCGGGTGCCACCCGGGCGACTGCCACTACGAGTCGGGCAACTACAAGGCCCGGCGCCGGGTGGCGATCCTGCGGAACATCCTGGGGCAGCTCGGGATCCCCGAGGACCGGATCTGGCTGCGGTGGATCAGCGCGAGCGAGGGCAAGAAGTTCGCCGAGACCGTCACCGAGATGACCGAGGCGATCCGGGCCATGGGCCCCTGCGAGTTCAAGCAACACTGGGACGTGTAG
- a CDS encoding 4Fe-4S dicluster domain-containing protein, producing the protein MKTGALPSHSDPLAAAEALLRGLLEHDLVDEVLVPARAAGGTTALGLFADPARLQGANPWSPVMPVQGARAVSNLTFTDPGRRVAVVLRPCEARAAVELIKLQQIRTERVVFVTVDCPGTVEVTAFQASGLDPADASRSLLAAAAGEPAAPEGLSLRTACTVCEHPAAAWGQIRLLTFGAGAGGVAVEAEDEWADRLAGVGLASFPADPPAGRAEAVEALAARRRKARDELFERFRAEARGIEGLKEAFATCIRCYNCMENCPICYCKQCIFKSPTFDHPGELYARWAERKGAQRMPAETVLFHLTRLNHMATSCIGCGLCETACPMGLPVATLFRSVAQGVQAMLEYEPGRSLDDPIPLTVFREDELQEESGAGE; encoded by the coding sequence ATGAAAACGGGTGCTCTCCCTTCCCACTCCGACCCCTTGGCCGCGGCCGAGGCCCTGCTCAGGGGCCTGCTGGAACACGACCTGGTGGACGAGGTGCTGGTGCCGGCCCGGGCCGCCGGCGGCACCACGGCCCTAGGGCTGTTCGCCGATCCGGCCCGCCTGCAGGGCGCCAACCCCTGGTCGCCGGTGATGCCGGTGCAGGGGGCCCGGGCCGTGTCGAACCTGACCTTCACCGATCCCGGCCGCCGGGTGGCGGTGGTGCTCCGGCCGTGCGAGGCCCGGGCCGCCGTGGAGCTGATCAAGCTCCAGCAGATCCGCACCGAGCGGGTGGTGTTCGTGACCGTGGACTGCCCGGGCACCGTGGAGGTCACCGCGTTCCAGGCCTCGGGCCTGGACCCGGCCGATGCCTCCCGGTCCCTGCTCGCGGCGGCCGCCGGCGAGCCGGCCGCGCCCGAGGGGCTCTCCCTGCGCACGGCCTGCACCGTGTGCGAGCACCCGGCCGCGGCCTGGGGCCAGATCCGACTCCTGACCTTCGGGGCCGGGGCCGGCGGCGTGGCGGTCGAGGCCGAGGACGAGTGGGCCGACCGTTTGGCCGGGGTCGGCCTGGCCTCGTTCCCGGCCGACCCGCCGGCCGGCCGGGCCGAGGCGGTAGAGGCCCTGGCGGCCCGGCGCCGGAAGGCCCGGGACGAGCTGTTCGAGCGGTTCCGGGCCGAGGCCCGGGGGATCGAGGGCCTCAAGGAGGCGTTCGCCACCTGCATCCGCTGCTACAACTGCATGGAGAACTGCCCCATCTGCTACTGCAAGCAGTGCATCTTCAAGAGCCCCACCTTCGACCACCCGGGCGAGCTGTACGCCCGGTGGGCCGAGCGCAAGGGGGCCCAGCGGATGCCGGCCGAGACCGTGCTGTTCCACCTGACCCGGCTGAACCACATGGCCACGTCGTGCATCGGCTGCGGCCTGTGCGAAACGGCCTGCCCCATGGGCCTGCCGGTGGCCACCCTGTTCCGGAGCGTGGCCCAGGGCGTCCAGGCCATGCTGGAGTACGAGCCCGGCCGAAGCCTCGACGACCCCATCCCCCTCACCGTGTTTCGCGAGGACGAGCTCCAGGAGGAGTCGGGAGCAGGGGAGTGA
- the sucD gene encoding succinate--CoA ligase subunit alpha: MSILVNSETRVICQGITGSNGRFHSEQCLKYGTKLVGGVTPGKGGTEVLGVPVFDTVAEAVAETGANASMIFVPAPFAADAILEAADAGIEVVVCITEGIPTLDMVKVKRALAGTNTRLVGPNCPGVITPEECKIGIMPGHIHKKGPVGVISRSGTLTYEAVDQLTKLGIGQSTCIGIGGDPIIGTTFIDALSLFKDDPDTRGIVMIGEIGGTAEEEAAEYIKENIKVPVVSFIAGQTAPKGKRMGHAGAIIAGGKGTAAEKMAALQACGVHVVKSPADIGKTMADLLS; this comes from the coding sequence ATGAGCATCCTGGTAAACAGCGAGACCCGGGTCATCTGCCAGGGGATCACCGGCTCCAACGGCCGGTTCCACTCGGAGCAGTGCCTGAAGTACGGAACCAAGCTGGTCGGGGGCGTCACCCCGGGCAAGGGCGGCACCGAGGTGCTGGGCGTGCCGGTGTTCGACACCGTGGCCGAGGCCGTGGCCGAGACCGGCGCCAACGCCTCCATGATCTTCGTGCCCGCGCCGTTCGCGGCCGACGCCATCCTCGAGGCGGCCGACGCCGGCATCGAGGTGGTGGTGTGCATCACCGAGGGCATCCCCACCCTCGACATGGTCAAGGTCAAGCGGGCCCTGGCCGGCACCAACACCCGACTGGTGGGGCCCAACTGCCCGGGCGTGATCACCCCCGAGGAGTGCAAGATCGGCATCATGCCGGGCCACATCCACAAAAAGGGCCCGGTGGGCGTGATCAGCCGGTCCGGCACCCTGACCTACGAGGCCGTGGACCAGCTCACCAAGCTGGGCATCGGCCAGAGCACCTGCATCGGCATCGGCGGCGACCCGATCATCGGCACCACCTTCATCGACGCCCTGTCCCTGTTCAAGGACGACCCCGACACCCGGGGCATCGTGATGATCGGCGAGATCGGCGGCACGGCCGAGGAGGAGGCCGCCGAGTACATCAAGGAGAACATCAAGGTCCCCGTGGTCTCGTTCATCGCGGGCCAGACCGCGCCCAAGGGCAAGCGCATGGGCCACGCGGGCGCCATCATCGCCGGCGGCAAGGGCACGGCCGCCGAGAAGATGGCCGCCCTGCAGGCCTGCGGCGTCCACGTGGTCAAGAGCCCGGCCGACATCGGCAAGACCATGGCCGACCTGCTCTCCTGA
- a CDS encoding type II toxin-antitoxin system VapC family toxin, with protein MRLYFDTSAVVPLYVPEPASPRASERLRDATTLFVSWLTEVEFRSALALKTQAKALEPDSAKRVLKTFQRHIDQRVYELLSVDREVFAQAAAWLERFDTPLRSLDALHLACCQQAECVLVTLDEGLSRAARHLGVPCDFLGAE; from the coding sequence TTGAGGCTCTACTTCGACACCAGCGCCGTGGTGCCGCTGTACGTGCCGGAGCCGGCTTCTCCCCGCGCCTCGGAACGACTCCGGGATGCCACGACCCTCTTCGTATCGTGGCTCACCGAGGTGGAATTCCGCTCGGCCCTGGCCCTCAAGACGCAGGCCAAGGCCCTGGAGCCCGATTCGGCGAAGCGAGTACTCAAAACCTTCCAACGCCACATCGACCAAAGGGTCTACGAACTCCTCTCAGTGGATCGGGAGGTCTTTGCTCAAGCGGCCGCGTGGCTCGAGCGGTTCGACACGCCGCTTCGATCCCTCGACGCCCTTCACCTCGCGTGCTGCCAGCAGGCCGAGTGCGTTCTGGTCACCCTCGACGAAGGCCTTTCCCGTGCGGCTCGGCATCTCGGCGTGCCGTGCGATTTCCTCGGGGCAGAGTGA
- a CDS encoding IS630 family transposase has translation MKCKRRTDNRSLDKKAQEALRIRVVRQVREGVSPEQLAKTLDINPRTIYRWIERFHYGGEEALRNKPKTGRPPKLTAAQMAWIAHTVRDKNPQQMSFPFALWTLGMIRELIRWKFGVRLSEVSVGRVMRALGFTPQRPLHRAYQQNPALVEKWREEEYPKIRKRARKENALIFFADESGIRSDYHKGHTWAEAGRTPVVKATGKRFSVNMLSAVSPRGEFRFMVHEGTVTAEVFCTFLRRLAAGVEQKIFLIVDRHAIHRAKRVRELLEEMDGKITLFFLPPYSPELNPDELVWSQVKRRVARELMQSKEDLKARVLSALRSLQRMPDKIRGFFLAPSCRYAP, from the coding sequence ATGAAATGTAAACGAAGAACAGACAACCGATCGCTCGACAAAAAAGCTCAGGAAGCCTTGCGCATCCGGGTGGTGCGCCAGGTACGCGAAGGGGTCAGCCCTGAGCAACTCGCCAAGACCCTGGACATCAATCCGCGGACGATCTACCGCTGGATCGAGCGCTTCCATTACGGGGGTGAGGAGGCGCTTCGAAACAAGCCCAAGACGGGGCGGCCTCCGAAGCTGACGGCGGCGCAGATGGCATGGATCGCCCACACGGTCCGAGACAAGAACCCGCAGCAGATGAGCTTTCCGTTTGCCCTGTGGACGTTGGGCATGATTCGAGAGTTGATCCGCTGGAAGTTTGGGGTTCGGTTGAGCGAAGTCTCGGTGGGGCGGGTGATGCGGGCCTTGGGGTTCACGCCGCAGAGGCCGCTTCACCGGGCGTACCAGCAGAACCCGGCCTTGGTGGAGAAGTGGCGGGAGGAGGAGTACCCGAAGATCCGCAAACGGGCGCGCAAGGAGAACGCCCTGATCTTCTTTGCGGACGAGTCTGGGATCCGGTCGGACTACCACAAGGGGCACACGTGGGCGGAGGCGGGGCGCACGCCGGTGGTGAAGGCGACGGGGAAGCGCTTTTCGGTGAACATGCTCTCGGCCGTGAGCCCTCGGGGTGAGTTTCGGTTCATGGTGCACGAGGGTACGGTGACGGCGGAGGTGTTTTGCACGTTCTTGAGGCGGTTGGCCGCCGGGGTGGAGCAGAAGATCTTCCTGATCGTGGATCGGCATGCGATTCACCGTGCCAAAAGGGTTCGGGAGTTGTTGGAGGAGATGGACGGGAAGATCACGCTGTTTTTCCTTCCGCCGTACTCGCCGGAACTCAATCCAGACGAACTGGTGTGGTCGCAGGTGAAGCGGCGAGTGGCCCGGGAGTTGATGCAATCGAAGGAGGACCTGAAGGCTCGGGTCCTCTCCGCCCTGCGCTCGTTGCAGCGGATGCCAGACAAGATTCGAGGGTTTTTCCTGGCCCCAAGTTGCCGATACGCCCCGTAG
- a CDS encoding FAD-binding protein → MGYTPEMKELIKRVEATRAERIERTRRGEYFPAMTLEEREEVLRKFHPDYKPEGRREVRVGPNKGEVYPEEFVDVLEAYPRIPPDKVDFSVLPTQTTDVLVIGGGGGGTAAALLASDNGCRVILATKLRHGDANTVMAEGGIQGADQEVDSPYFHFLDTIGGGHFTNRPDLVAALTRDAPLVISWLESLGMMFDKLPDGRMRVRHGGGTSRKRMHSAGDMTGSEIMRVLRDEARNRPDRIEVMEFSAAVEILKDAQGRACGALLYNMETEEYFVVRSKAVVLATGGFGRLHIQGFATTNHYGATADGLVMGYRAGVPLDFMHSTQYHPTGAAYPEQNVGLLITEKVRGLGANLLNVHGEQFVFEREPRDVESAAIIRECVERGNGIVTPVGRYGVWLDSPMIEELEGPGTIERELPAKFVQFMRYGIDIRKEPMLVYPTLHYQNGGLKITPNAETAVPGLFAAGEVTGGVHGENRLMGNSLLDITVFGRRAGRNAAEYAKSLAEEPGEPTLDHVREFVRELEEAGVDPSRISPMLLPDYTTPDVKMRQLTAHYHGTIR, encoded by the coding sequence ATGGGCTACACACCGGAGATGAAGGAGCTGATCAAGCGGGTCGAGGCCACCCGGGCCGAGCGCATCGAGCGCACCCGGCGGGGCGAGTACTTCCCGGCCATGACCCTGGAGGAGCGCGAGGAGGTGCTCCGGAAGTTCCACCCCGACTACAAGCCCGAGGGCCGGCGCGAGGTGCGGGTGGGCCCCAACAAGGGCGAGGTGTACCCCGAGGAGTTCGTGGACGTGCTCGAGGCCTACCCGCGGATTCCCCCGGACAAGGTGGACTTCTCGGTTCTGCCCACCCAAACCACCGACGTGCTGGTGATCGGCGGGGGCGGGGGCGGCACGGCGGCCGCGCTCCTGGCCTCCGATAACGGGTGCAGGGTGATCCTGGCCACCAAGCTGCGCCACGGCGACGCCAACACCGTGATGGCCGAGGGCGGCATCCAGGGCGCCGACCAGGAGGTGGACAGCCCCTACTTCCACTTCCTCGACACCATCGGCGGCGGCCACTTCACCAACCGGCCCGACCTGGTGGCGGCGCTCACCCGGGACGCGCCCCTGGTGATCTCGTGGCTCGAGAGCCTGGGCATGATGTTCGACAAGCTGCCCGACGGCCGCATGCGGGTGCGCCACGGCGGCGGCACCAGCCGCAAGCGCATGCACTCGGCCGGCGACATGACCGGGTCCGAGATCATGCGGGTGCTCCGCGACGAGGCCCGGAACCGGCCCGACCGGATCGAGGTCATGGAGTTCTCGGCCGCGGTCGAGATCCTCAAGGACGCCCAGGGCCGGGCCTGCGGGGCGCTCCTGTACAACATGGAGACCGAGGAGTACTTCGTGGTGCGGTCCAAGGCCGTGGTGCTGGCCACCGGCGGGTTCGGCCGGCTCCACATCCAGGGGTTCGCCACCACCAACCACTACGGCGCCACGGCCGACGGCCTGGTCATGGGCTACCGGGCCGGGGTGCCCCTGGACTTCATGCACTCCACCCAGTACCATCCCACCGGCGCGGCATACCCCGAGCAGAACGTGGGGCTTTTGATCACCGAGAAGGTGAGGGGGCTGGGGGCGAACCTGCTCAACGTCCACGGCGAGCAGTTCGTGTTCGAGCGCGAGCCCCGCGACGTGGAGAGCGCGGCCATCATCCGCGAGTGCGTGGAGCGGGGCAACGGCATCGTGACCCCGGTGGGCCGGTACGGCGTGTGGCTCGACTCGCCCATGATCGAGGAGCTGGAGGGCCCGGGCACCATCGAGCGGGAGCTGCCGGCCAAGTTCGTGCAGTTCATGCGCTACGGCATCGACATCCGCAAGGAGCCGATGCTCGTGTACCCCACGCTCCATTACCAGAACGGCGGGCTCAAGATCACCCCCAACGCCGAGACCGCGGTGCCGGGGCTGTTTGCCGCGGGCGAGGTCACGGGCGGGGTGCACGGCGAGAACCGGCTCATGGGCAACTCGCTGCTGGACATCACCGTGTTCGGCCGCCGCGCCGGCCGCAACGCGGCCGAGTACGCGAAGAGCCTGGCCGAGGAACCGGGCGAGCCCACCCTGGACCACGTGCGGGAGTTCGTGCGGGAGCTGGAGGAGGCGGGCGTGGACCCGAGCCGGATCTCGCCCATGCTCCTGCCCGACTACACCACGCCCGACGTAAAGATGCGCCAGCTCACGGCCCACTATCACGGGACGATCCGCTAG
- a CDS encoding transposase, whose product MRYYRRWYYWATHSRLEPVKRVAKMVHSRLYGVMNYFRHRITNAMTEGLNSRLDAIWRKARGYRNKARYRLVILFHLGGLPMDPVTH is encoded by the coding sequence ATGAGGTACTACCGGCGGTGGTACTACTGGGCGACGCACAGCCGGTTGGAGCCCGTGAAACGGGTGGCGAAGATGGTGCACAGTCGGCTCTACGGGGTGATGAACTACTTTCGCCATCGGATCACGAACGCCATGACGGAAGGCCTGAACTCAAGGCTGGACGCCATCTGGCGCAAAGCCCGAGGGTACCGGAACAAGGCGAGGTACCGGCTGGTGATCCTGTTCCACCTGGGCGGCCTCCCCATGGACCCCGTTACCCACTAA
- a CDS encoding 4Fe-4S dicluster domain-containing protein: MSAQATKKIEVIASGDRPILPEGARTVPVYIMGKKYLLPETLTIQKAIEYAGYQFIRACGCRGGICGACPTVWRIQGDFQLHFGLACQTVIQENMILAQIPFFPANKAVYDLEALEATGEVVAALYPEIMKCVGCNTCTRACPMDIDVMEYINAAMRGDVARAARVSFDCIQCGLCSARCPAQIAHYHVAQLCRRLYGKYLLPRAAHLEKRVEEIQAGKYDGVLEDLTKMDHEELRKRYVEREIEPLDSTGWEPEDKTYL, encoded by the coding sequence ATGAGCGCGCAAGCCACAAAGAAGATCGAGGTCATCGCGAGCGGAGACCGCCCCATCCTGCCGGAGGGGGCGCGCACGGTGCCCGTGTACATCATGGGCAAGAAGTACCTCCTGCCCGAGACCCTCACCATCCAGAAGGCCATCGAGTACGCGGGGTACCAGTTCATCCGGGCCTGCGGGTGCCGGGGGGGGATCTGCGGGGCCTGCCCCACGGTGTGGCGGATCCAGGGGGACTTCCAGCTCCACTTCGGCCTGGCCTGCCAGACCGTGATCCAGGAGAACATGATCCTGGCCCAGATCCCGTTCTTCCCGGCGAACAAGGCCGTGTACGACCTCGAGGCGCTCGAGGCCACGGGCGAGGTGGTGGCGGCCCTGTACCCCGAGATCATGAAGTGCGTGGGCTGCAACACCTGCACCCGGGCCTGCCCCATGGACATCGACGTGATGGAGTACATCAACGCGGCCATGCGGGGCGACGTCGCCCGGGCCGCCCGGGTGTCGTTCGACTGCATCCAGTGCGGCCTGTGCTCGGCCCGGTGCCCGGCCCAGATCGCCCACTACCACGTGGCCCAGCTCTGCCGGCGGCTCTACGGGAAGTACCTGCTGCCCCGGGCCGCGCACCTGGAGAAGCGGGTAGAGGAGATCCAGGCCGGCAAGTACGACGGGGTGCTGGAGGACCTGACCAAGATGGACCACGAGGAGCTTCGCAAGCGCTACGTGGAGCGGGAGATCGAGCCCCTCGACTCCACGGGCTGGGAGCCGGAGGACAAGACGTACTTGTGA
- a CDS encoding integron integrase: protein MASRLPTQGMPSAKARTFWKRYRNVLGNEGIRGKAADWCVRRAQHFVRYGTGGKIADRSPEDVRAYFSRYLTKPTLEAWQVGQWVDAVRLLYTMLNTPWASGFEWERWKEPHLHFPDTIERYTRRGALAVPESARRFRDTPQGFGVVDRFPEAFRRLRRELRSRHYSIRTEDSYENWVRRFLTFSEGTTLDELGAEKVRDYLGYLAEVRKVSASTQTQALCALAFFFDKVLERPLGDLGDFSKARQRRRLPTVLSRSEVERLLAELSGTHALVAGLLYGSGLRLMEALRLRVKDLDFDRRQIVVRDGKGAKDRITVFPERYLEPFRAHLARARRLFEADRANRIPGVYIWPALARKYPSAGTEWPWQWVFPSSKLSTDPRSGIVRRHHIHEAGVQKAVRLAAKRAGIAKPVSPHTLRHSFATHMLEAGSDIRTVQELLGHADVSTTMIYTHVLNRPGLAVRSPADFGDPAAQREPFQPTP from the coding sequence ATGGCTTCCCGACTTCCAACCCAGGGGATGCCCTCGGCCAAGGCAAGAACGTTTTGGAAGCGCTACCGGAATGTTCTCGGGAACGAGGGGATACGTGGGAAGGCTGCGGACTGGTGCGTTCGTCGCGCCCAACACTTTGTCCGCTACGGAACCGGGGGGAAAATTGCCGACCGCTCCCCCGAAGATGTTCGGGCTTATTTCTCCCGCTACCTGACGAAGCCTACGCTGGAGGCGTGGCAAGTCGGCCAGTGGGTCGATGCCGTGCGCCTGCTTTACACCATGCTCAACACTCCTTGGGCGTCCGGTTTCGAATGGGAGCGCTGGAAGGAGCCGCACCTTCACTTTCCAGACACCATTGAGCGTTACACCCGAAGGGGTGCCCTCGCGGTGCCCGAAAGCGCCCGTCGTTTTCGCGACACGCCTCAAGGGTTCGGGGTCGTCGACCGTTTCCCCGAAGCGTTCCGGCGTCTGCGAAGGGAACTCCGGTCGCGCCATTACTCGATCCGGACCGAAGACTCGTATGAAAACTGGGTTCGGCGTTTCCTGACGTTTTCCGAGGGGACAACTCTCGACGAACTGGGGGCGGAAAAGGTCAGAGACTATCTCGGGTACCTCGCAGAGGTCCGGAAGGTCTCGGCGAGCACCCAAACCCAGGCTCTGTGCGCATTGGCGTTTTTCTTCGACAAGGTCCTGGAACGCCCCCTGGGCGATCTCGGGGATTTTTCCAAAGCGAGGCAGCGCCGTCGCCTCCCCACCGTGCTGTCCCGCTCCGAGGTCGAACGTCTGTTGGCGGAACTGTCCGGAACCCATGCCTTGGTGGCTGGCCTCCTCTACGGATCCGGACTCCGGCTGATGGAGGCCCTGCGCCTGCGGGTGAAGGACCTCGACTTCGATCGCCGACAGATCGTGGTCCGGGACGGCAAGGGCGCAAAGGATCGGATCACCGTGTTCCCCGAGCGCTACTTGGAGCCCTTTCGGGCCCACTTGGCCCGAGCCAGAAGGCTTTTCGAGGCCGACAGGGCCAATCGAATCCCTGGCGTGTACATCTGGCCCGCGCTCGCCCGGAAATATCCTTCTGCCGGCACCGAATGGCCGTGGCAGTGGGTCTTCCCCTCGAGCAAGCTGTCCACAGACCCAAGGTCGGGGATCGTGCGGCGCCACCACATCCATGAGGCTGGGGTCCAGAAGGCGGTCCGGCTGGCCGCGAAGAGGGCTGGGATCGCAAAGCCCGTTTCCCCCCACACCTTGCGCCATTCGTTTGCCACCCACATGCTTGAGGCCGGTTCGGACATCCGGACGGTTCAGGAACTGCTCGGCCATGCGGATGTGTCGACGACCATGATTTACACCCACGTGCTCAACCGGCCCGGCCTTGCCGTCCGGAGCCCTGCCGACTTCGGAGACCCTGCGGCCCAACGAGAACCGTTCCAACCCACCCCTTGA
- a CDS encoding type II toxin-antitoxin system Phd/YefM family antitoxin has protein sequence MQASVRTVKNRLSEFLRRVQRGEEIIVTSRNRPVAKIVPLAPEDTCRVPSREDVIEELAALRSSLSGSLTGEPLSRTVLELRKVERF, from the coding sequence ATGCAGGCTTCCGTTCGAACCGTCAAGAACCGCTTGAGTGAGTTCCTCCGCCGGGTGCAGCGGGGCGAGGAAATCATCGTGACCTCCCGCAACCGACCGGTGGCGAAGATCGTGCCCCTGGCACCGGAGGACACCTGCCGGGTCCCGAGCCGGGAGGACGTCATTGAGGAACTCGCAGCCCTTCGGTCTTCCCTCTCAGGATCGCTCACGGGCGAACCCCTGAGCCGGACCGTGCTTGAACTTCGCAAGGTGGAACGGTTTTGA
- the sucC gene encoding ADP-forming succinate--CoA ligase subunit beta encodes MNIHEYQAKEILKRYGVAVPRGIVATTPDEAEAAARELGTPVVVVKAQIHAGGRGKAGGVKVVKGPVEAREAAAAMLGSKLVTHQTGPAGKEVLKVYVEEGCDIAQELYLGIVVDRATGFVTIMASTEGGMEIEEVAAKTPEKILKQPVDPAVGLMGFHTRKLAYGLGLKGDAAKNAQKFIAGLYRAFVDTDASLAEINPLVVTGDGQVLALDAKMNFDNNALYRHKDIEALRDETEEDPRELEASRFGLSYISLDGSIGCMVNGAGLAMATMDIIKHYGAEPANFLDVGGGASAEQVTRAFQLILSDPKVEAVLVNIFGGIMRCDTIAEGIITAAKTVDLRVPLVVRLQGTNVELGRKMLAESGLPIITAETMSEAAEKVVAAARN; translated from the coding sequence ATGAACATCCACGAGTACCAAGCCAAAGAGATCCTGAAGCGCTACGGGGTGGCCGTGCCCCGGGGCATCGTGGCCACCACCCCCGACGAGGCCGAGGCGGCCGCTCGTGAGCTGGGCACCCCGGTCGTGGTGGTCAAGGCCCAGATCCACGCGGGTGGCCGGGGCAAGGCCGGCGGGGTCAAGGTGGTCAAGGGCCCGGTCGAGGCCCGGGAGGCCGCGGCCGCCATGCTGGGCTCCAAGCTGGTGACCCACCAGACCGGCCCGGCCGGCAAAGAGGTCCTCAAGGTCTACGTGGAGGAGGGGTGCGACATCGCCCAGGAGCTGTACCTGGGCATCGTGGTGGACCGGGCCACCGGGTTCGTGACCATCATGGCCTCCACCGAGGGCGGCATGGAGATCGAGGAGGTGGCCGCCAAGACCCCCGAGAAGATCCTCAAGCAGCCGGTGGACCCGGCCGTGGGGCTCATGGGGTTCCACACCCGCAAGCTGGCCTACGGCCTGGGCCTCAAGGGCGACGCCGCCAAGAACGCCCAGAAGTTCATCGCGGGCCTGTACCGGGCGTTCGTGGACACCGACGCGAGCCTGGCCGAGATCAACCCCCTGGTGGTCACGGGCGACGGCCAGGTGCTGGCGCTCGACGCCAAGATGAACTTCGACAACAACGCCCTGTACCGCCACAAGGACATCGAGGCCCTGCGGGACGAGACCGAGGAGGACCCCCGGGAGCTCGAGGCGTCCAGGTTCGGCCTGTCCTACATCAGCCTCGACGGCAGCATCGGGTGCATGGTGAACGGCGCGGGGCTCGCCATGGCCACCATGGACATCATCAAGCACTACGGCGCCGAGCCCGCCAACTTCCTCGACGTGGGCGGCGGGGCCAGCGCCGAGCAGGTGACCCGGGCGTTCCAGCTCATCCTGTCCGACCCCAAGGTGGAGGCCGTGCTGGTGAACATCTTCGGCGGCATCATGCGCTGCGACACCATCGCCGAGGGCATCATCACCGCGGCCAAGACCGTGGACCTCCGGGTGCCCCTGGTGGTGCGCCTCCAGGGCACCAACGTGGAGCTGGGCCGGAAGATGCTGGCCGAGAGCGGCCTGCCCATCATCACGGCCGAGACCATGAGCGAGGCGGCCGAAAAGGTGGTGGCGGCAGCTAGAAACTAG